The stretch of DNA TAAGATATTACAAGTTAAAAGGATACATTAATTTACGACAGTGCTGAAGGTTTGAAACTTCACAGCTGGTTTCTTCACACAATATGGCCTCTAACTCAAGTATAACTGTTATTGTCAATGCTGAGGAATTAACAGTTCCAGACCTCAGCTCATCCAGAGTTGATGGGATCCACAGGACTCTGTAATTAATGTATAAAAGTGTAGCTTTACACCGGCCTAGGGTCATGTGATGTATTTCACTTGTCAAATGAGAATGCAGTTACAGACAAAGCCAGTTACATGATACTaatatattataattaagcagaaTATCGTATCAGGTTAATTGATTAATAAACTTCAATTACTTGATCATTACGCATAACTAAGCTACAAACTATTAACATGACCGTTCCTACAGTCAAACAGTCCAGTCAAGCAACAGGCTGACACAGTCATACTTTGAATCATATCTTACTGCCAATGTCTCacaggaacaaggagcaggattcggctatttggtcccttgagtctgctccaccatttaatcagatcagggctgatctgatagtaaccttaaatctgcatcctgcctacccccaataatctatcacccacttgcttgccaagaatctatcgacatctgccttaaaaatattcaaagactctgcttccaccgccttttcagaAGAGCGTTCCAGAGgttcacgaccctctgaaagaaaatatttcacttcatctccgttttaaatgtgtgaacccttatttttaaacagggacctctagctctagattctcacacaagaggaaacatcctttccacatcaacctgtcaagacccttcaggatcttctatgtttcgatcaaatttatcttactcttctaaactccagcagacacaaacctagcctgtccaagctttacccataatccacacatttctggcattagtctggtcaatcgactgcttccaatgtatttacatccttgcttaaacaagatgaccaatactgtacactgtactccagatgtggtctcactggtgcTCTGGATAACTCAAGCATAACCTCCATATTTAtgcaatcaattcccctcacaaatgatagctttcctaattacttgctttacctgcttactagctttttgtgattcatgcaaagaacagcacaggaacaggcccttcggccaacgctGATCACACTGTCCTCTCgagaccaaccacttatatccctctattccccatctgttcatgtgtctatccagataagtcttaaatgtcactaacgtatctgcctcaatcacctcacttggcagtgcattccaggcccccaccaccctctgtgtaaaaaaccttcccccgcacatctccactgaacctttcccccttatcttgaacttgtgccgccttgtaattgtcatttctgccctggcaaaaagctcccaactgttcaccctatccacacccctcataattttataaacgtctatcaggtcacgcctccgcctccgtctttccagggagaacaatcccagtttattcaatctctaggacacccagatccctctgcatctcagagctctacaatctctcaccatttagataatctgcttcccttttattcttcctgccaaaatgttcTGTCCTACCAGCAGTTCAGACCTGAGTAGGGGGAGCAGCACAGAGGTGTACAGTGCAAGGAAGtcatcctgggagtcctcaacttgaaattcttttttattcattcgtgggaaatgggcattgctgggtggccagcatttatggtccagtccttgttgcccttgaactgagtgacttgcgaggccatttcagagggagtcacatgtaggccagacagggtaaggagagcagatttccttccctgaagggcattagtgaaccagatgggttttttttacgataatcaacaatggttttatggtcatcaataaattcttaattccagatttttttattgaattcaaattccaccaactgatgtggcaggattcgaaacccggtccccaaatcattagctgagtttctggattaacagttcagcaataataccaccagtcatcacctcccctagtTCAACATGGAGTGTAGGAGAACAAGTCAGGAGCAGCACTGGGCACCCTAAAACTGAGATTCCAACCTGGTTACTCTGTAACATGGGACTATAAGCATGCTAAACAGCagaggcagcatgttccaggcaggaccaagcgatcccacaaacaacggatcagatcaaagctgcagtccccccacatccagtcctgaatggtggtggacaagagAAAGCTCCACAAACACCACCATCCTCAATGACTGGGGAAAGAAGTGGATCAGTGCAAACAACTGTGATTTGTGTTTGGTGATCGCGGATGTGTTACTGATGCCTTCCATGGATTCCAAGGCCAGGAAAGACACTCTGGAAGGTATGGGGAGCTGGGACTTGTCCAGGAGAGTAACAAGGTATGAAAACTGAAATAATCTAGAACTAGGAAGGAGAAAAGGCCACAAAAATGCAGCAATTGGTAACAAGACATTGATTAATATTTTCTTATCCTGGAGAAATGAAGGTCTCAGCTTTGTGTCTTAAACAATATTAGTTAATTTGACATTTATCCAGAGTAATAAACCCCAGCCCAGTTATAGCAATCACTAACATCAGCAAAAACACaccccaactgtcagaatgaacattgttcagtcctggatgtgaataacagcagaatccaattccTCCAGACACTTGTCAATTTGCTGGTGTGTTAGAAgatgggttgactgagtgaatcccatctcacactcagagaaggtgaacagtctctctccattgtgagtgcgttggtgtctcagcaggtggggtgagtgagaaaatcccttcccacactcagagcaagtgaatggtttctccccggtgtgaatgtgctggtgtgtttgcaggttggatgaacgagtgaatccctttccacagtcagagcaggtgaacggtctctccccggagtgaacttgctggtgtctcagcagaacaCTTGAggtcttaaagctcttctcacattcagaacatttgaaaggtttcttatccgagtgaacaagttggtgtgatctgagactggttaaataaatgaatccttttccacacaaggagcaggcgaacgacctctccccagtgtgaactcgctggtgtttctggaggctggataacagagtgaatcccttcccacacactgtacatctgaatggcctctccccattgtgaactcgctggtgtatcagcagatcacttgtggttttataactcttctcacattcggaacatttgaaaggtctgttatcagtgtgaaccagtcggtgtgtagcgaggtgggatgatcgtgtgaatcccttcccacacacacagcagatgaatggcctctccccagtgtgagtgcgttcgtGTTCAATGAGGTTCTGTGATCGTTTAAACAgcttcccacaatgagagcaacTGAACTGTCTTGCAATGTGAACAATCTGGTGCTTGACCAGGTCCTCAGAGCTTTTAGAGTTGTTATCGCTGTCAGAGTGGCTAAAAAGCCTCTCTtcaatgtgaacttgctggtgggtcagcaggtgggatgactgaatgaatcccttcccgcatacggagcaggtgaatggtctctccccagtgtgactgcggcgatgtatttccagcagcgatgggtaactgaatcccttcccacagtccccacatttccatggtttctccatagtGTAGGTGTCCTTGTGTCCCTCTAGGTTAAACAATCTGTTCAAGCCTTGTCCACATAAAGAACTTGTGTATTATttctcagtaagggaatcaagggtcatggggataaggcaggaaagtggagttcaggattatatcagatcagtgaatagtggagcagactcaatgggcccaactCTGCGCCAAGATCTTCTCATCCTTTGGCTCTCTGCTGTGAATAATGACACTTTTTTAaaatcaggctgtgtaactggttaaagctctttccacagtcagttcactggaacactctcacttgggtgtgtgtgtgtctcggtgcttttccagtcacactgatgtttgaaatctttcctcaccgccaaaacagaaaaacatttctccttccacatttaaaggtcaatgatattcaggttctgatgaaCTGAGTGACTCTATCAgctcttgatgtgatgtttggtttcagtttccaatCTGCAATTCATCGCCCTTGTGGaccttgtaaaagacattgacagAGTCAGTATCATTGTCAGCACAGGATAAAAAGTCATAACAGACAATTCTCATTTCCATGGAATATTCTTTTCTCTCTTGTTTCCGCAATCTTGTGGTCCAATCAAACTTCCATCTCAACTAAACcagaactttgtttccagtgtctatgagacactctgtaccctgaGTTGTGGGAGGTATCGAGTGTTCCAGTCGACACTGCACGGTTCTTCTCCAGGACCACGCGAGCATGGACAAGACCGTGGGAGAGAGGCCAACAACCTAGTTACCCCATGCTGATCTACAAATCACTGTTTTAACCAGCCCCAAGAGAGCAGGTCCAGGAAAAGGTCCTCTGACCTCCCAAGCCTCCTCCACATGGGAAGCCAATGATTAGGAGCATGGGGCAGAATAGAAGTGTAACTAAAAGTGGAGAAGCAGCTCCTTCAGGGACTGCAAcctctcacactgaatatgtacatggTTCATGGACTCCTGCAAACATCAGCTGCAGGCTGGGAGCGGGTGAAACTGTTTAGACACCTGTTGCCCAGTTTGCTgggaggcacagtgacacagtggttagacctGGCTTcagttcccggattgggtcactgtctgtgtagagtttgcagattatccctgtgtctgtgtggctttccttcaggtgctcaggtttcctcccacagtctgaaagatgtgctggttaggtgcactggccatgctaaattctctctcagtggacccgaacaggcgccggagtgtggcgacgaggggattttcacagtaacttcattgtcgtgtcaatataaacctacttctgacacgaattgatctttctctacagattCATTATCctgtcaatgtaaacctacttctgaCACGAAAGATCAATGTTAACTCTAATGTGCTGGAAACTAGGACCCGGTGGGAACTGTAAAATCTCAGCCCCGCCCTCACTATTGCGCAACGAAGACCCTGGCGCATGCGCCTCTCGCTGATCCAAGATAGCGGCCGTTAACCTGGACTTGGGCCTCCGGGCGGAAAAAGATCCGGAGCTGCAAACACGGAAGCACAGAGTCTCAATCGGGGTTTGAGGCGTCCACCAGGTGTTTAGAAACTCTCCCTATCCAGAGCCGGCTCCATCGCTCCCTCAGAGTTTCCGCTTCCTTCCCCGTGGCAAAGAGACAAAAAGAGAGACTCACCCCATCGCCATAACTGACGGTGCGCATGCGCCAGATCTGGTAATTCTGCGCCTGTGCGGTGCCTTCCTCAGGTGTAAATAGGGGACATTCACCACCGCGGCGAATGCTGGGTAAACCCTCCGTCATTGAAAGTCGTTATTGTTGACTGGTGATCTttttgctgtgatgtggagattggGAGGAGGGTCGGAAAAGCTGTGCACAGATCCTTCATTCATCAGAAAGAACAGAAGTGGGAACTGGTGgataattttgatttattattgtcacgttatggtttacagtgaaaattattatttcttgtgaactgtacagacaaagcattccattcatagagcagataggagagaaggaaagaaaagggtgcagaatgtagtgttacagtcatatctagggtgtagcaaaagatcaacttaatataaggcagctccattcaaaattctgatggcagtagggattaagctgtttttgagtcagttggtacctgatctcagacttttgtatcctttttcccaatggaagaaggtggaagagagtatgtctggaaacatagaaaccctacagtgcagaaggaggccattcgacccatcgagtctgcaccgaccacaatcccacccaggccctacccccacatatttacccgctaatccctctaacctacgcatcccaggactcgaagggacaatttttaacctggccaatcaacctaacccgcacatttggagtgtgtggggttcttatttgatttgatttattattgtcacatgtattagtgcacagtgaaaaacattattccttgtgcactatacagacaaagtatactgtacatagggaaggaaaggagagagtgcagaatgtagtattacagtcacagttgggctgtagaggaagatcaaattaataagaagtaggtctattcaaaagtctgatggcaacagggaagaaggtgttcttgaatcggttggtacgtgatctcagacttttgtacctttttcttgtcggaagaaggttgaagagagtatgtccggggtgtgtgacattctcgattatgttggctgcttttccgaggcagcgggaagtgtagatggagacaatggatgggaggctagtttgtgtaatggactgggcAAATTCCCCAAAGTTTTCCACAAacaacagcaaaatccaaccacTTCAGTCAAATATAAACTCAGAAGCTGGTGTGACTGAGTGAAGTATTTATTTGAGTAACTGTCAGGATTGTTTTCTCATGGATATtccaagtcatttttaaaattgttcaatTGATTCTAGTCGTtggctagactagcatttattgcccatccttaattgcccttgaaaaggtggtggtgagctgccttcttgaatcgctgcagtctatgtggcgtaggtacatccacagtgttattagggagggaattccaggattttgatccaatgacagtaaaggaacagtgacatatttccaagtcaagatgctgAGTGGTTTGGAAGGGGACTTCCAGGTGATGGCTTTCCCATCTGTCCACTGTCCTTGTCCTCCTGGATTGCAGTGGTCATTGGTTTTGTTTCCTTGTTTTCCTttcatctgtggaatttgctaccccaaagtgcggtggatgctgggcagtgagtaatttaaggaggagttggacagatttttaattggttatgggttgaaaggttatgggagaaggcaggaaaatggggatgagaagcatatcagccatgattgaatggcagagcggactcaaggggccgaatggcctaattctgctcctatatcttgtgaacGTATGAACTTGCAGGTTTCATACAGATTTGCAAATAAACAAAAAATTCTTTGGAAGTGGACATTACTGACAAGACCCAGGTATCTGTAATGAATTACTATAATTACTGTAATGAATTTTATTACTATaaaatgtcacactatttgtaactcccacagttgcgtggacctgcagagtttcactggctgtcttgtctggagacaatacacatctttttagcctgtcttgatgctctctccactcacattgttttgtctcttaaagacttgattagttgtaagtattcgcactccaaccattattcatgtaaattgagtctgtgtctttatatgccctgtttgtgaacagaattcccactcacctgaagaaggggctaagagctccgaaagcttgtgtggcttttgctaccaaataaacctgttggactttaacctggtgttgttaaacttcttactgtgtttaccccagtccaacgccggcatctccacatcatgaattactATCACAGACTATTACTATCATATGTTACCAATCACCAATTGTCCTTTGTGATGGTGATAGTTGGccttcttcttgaacctctgcagtccgtaGGTGCTCCCACAATGCAAGAGTATTAGAATTTTAACCCAGTCACGTTGAAGGGATAGTGATATTTGTCCAAGTCAGGGAGTTGTGTGGTTTTCCCATGTCCCAGCTGCTCTGGTACTTCCAGGTGGAGAAGATTGTGGGTTTAGGAGATTCTGCCAAAATCCTGGTTGAGTTGCTGATGTATAAAGTCTCTCTCCGTCACCCTCCTCCCGACCTCTccctcttagaccataagacataggagcggaagtaaggccattcggcccatcgagtccactccaccattcaatcatggttgatttcaactccatttacccgctctctccccatagcccttaattcctcgagaaatcaagaatttatcaatttctgtcttgaagacgctcaacgtctcggcctccacagccctctgtggcaatgaattccacagacccaccactctctggctgaagaaatttctcctcatctctgttctaaagtgactcccttttattctaaggctgtgcccccgcgtcctagtctcccctgttaatggaaacaacttccctacgtccatcctatctaagccgttcattatcttgtaagtttctatcagatctcccctcaacctcctaaactccaatgaatataatcccacgatcctcagacgttcatcgtatgtcaggcctaccattcctgggatcatccgtgtgaatctccgctggacccgctccagtgccagtatgtccttcctgaggtgtggggcccaaaattgctcacagtactccaaatggggcctaaccagtgctttataaagcctcagaagtacatccctgcttttgtattccaagcctcttgagataaatgacaacattacatttgctttcttaattacggactcaacctgcaagtttacctttagagaatcctggactaggactcccaagtccctttgcactttagcattatgaattttgtcaccgtttagaaaatagtccatgcctctattcttttttccaaagtgtacgacctcgcacttgcccacgttgaatttcatcagccacttcttggaccactctcctaaactgtctaaatctttctgcagcctccccacctcctcaatactacctgcccctccacctatctttgtatcatcggcaaacttggccagaatgctcccagtcccgtcatctagatcgttaatatataaagagaacagctgtggccccaacactgaaccctgcgggacaccacttgtcaccggttgccattctgagaaagaaccttttatcccaactctctgccttctgtctgacagccaatcgtcaatccatgttagtaccttgcctcgaataccatgggcccttattttactcagcagtctcccgtgaggcaccttgtcaaaggccttttggaagtcaagatagataacatccattggctctccttggtctaacctatttgttatctcttcaaagaactctaacaggtttgtcaggcacgacctccccttactaaatccatgctgacttgtcttaatccgaccctgcacttccaagaatttagaaatctcatccttaacgatggattctagaattttgccaacaactctTCACGCATAAAGGCTGGATTCTTGTTGTTGGCTCTGAAGAGGTGGAGGGTTCCTTTCCCTCAGTGCACTGGTAAACAGTTTGAGGCTTtgtcacaatccagcagctttcatatCCACTATTTCCCAGTCCCAATCCCACAATTTACCAGATTAGATCAACTCACTTTCACATTTTGTCTTTGTATATTTATGGCTTGTCTCTCATGTTTCCCTCTTTCtgttttcaattcatttttcaggggattagaaggtgaGGAATTACAGAAAATTGTACATCAAGGATCACATCAAGATCAGACAGAGAGCTTTGATTCATCAGGATCTGaacatcatcggcctttgaacatggaaggaaaaagcaccgttcacagagaggagaaaccgtacacgtgttctgtgtgtggacaaggcttcaatcgATCATCTGACCTGTCGAGTCACAAGCgcagtcacaccagggagagaccgtataaatgtggagactgtgggaaaggattcaattatccagttGACCTGAAaaatcaccaacgcactcacactggagagagaccttttacctgccctgtgtgtgggaagggattcactcagacagCTGGCCTGTtgattcaccagcgcattcacagcagggagaggcagttcacctgctctgaatgtggaaaaggatttactcagtcatcggccctgctgatacatcggcacattcacacaggggagaggcccttcacctgctccgtgtgtgggaagggattcacagatttctctgccctgcagagacaccagcgagttcacaccgacaggagagagagagtttaaatgcactgagtgtggaaagagttttAAAACTCCACGCACACTGCGGGAGCACCAGTACATTCACACCGGTTCcacaccgttcagctgctcccactgccagAAGGGGTTCAGGACATCATTCCACCTTGTGGCACATgagcgcgttcacactggagagaggccattcacctgctctgaatgtgggaagggatttaaccgATCATCCAACATGCagaaacaccaacgagttcacagtgaagagagaccgtttaaatgtccagactgcgggaagGGCTATAAAAGTTCTGAGGAACTGCGTCACCATCAACGTATTCActctgacgagagaccattcacgtgttctcactgcgggactggcttcaggcgatcaggcgacctcactgtacaccagcgaattcacactggggagaggccgttcacctgccctgtgtgtgggaagggattcacttgtttatcctctctcacttcacaccaacttgttcacacaaatgagagaccgttcagatgttctgactgtgagaagagctttaaaagcagaaaactTCTGCTCGCACACCAGCGAAATCACTCTGAGGAGAGATCGTTCacttgcactgagtgtgggaaaggattcacccggtcatccactctgctgaggcaccaacaagttcacagtgaggagaagccgttcacttgttcaatgtgtggaaagggattcatccAGTCATACaacctggtgagacaccagcgagttcaccagtgatcacaggggtgtgattctgctgttattgctgctgttaattgcATCCCAACTAAATTATGTTTATACTGATAGTTGGAGTTTTTCTGATGTAAATCAACCCTTTTGGACTTGTAGAATACCCCACAGCATCTCCCATTCATGTGTCAATAAATCTTCACGCCTGCAgaccttgttttaaatttaaatcactcagaaactgtattgaactaagatgaacaataaacagatcacagtccaatcccctgtgtgaatgtgccgATGTATCAGCAGGCCGATGACTAAAGTCTGTTTTGTAACTTCAGGATAAGGATTTGAAAGCTCTGAATGTTGGTCCTCTCATATGTAGGCTGGAGCTATTTGATAGGATGTTAATAGCTGTAAACTTGTCAGATGTCGAAAGAATTACTATTGGAGTAAACTCGCCCATTTATAACCTCAGACTCTGGTCCCTATTGTAATGAACAAGTAACACAGTGgaatagcgggataaatatgtggggctacggggatagggcctgggtaagatctctgttggagagtcggtgcagactcgatgggccctgtacccttgtgcatttaccctgctaaccccccctaacctacacatctttagacgctaacggataatttaacatggccaatccacctaacctgcacatctttggaatgtaggaggaaacggaagcacccagaggaaactcagacacagggagaacgtacacagAAACCCACTGctctcaggcagcagtgctaaccactgttccaccgtgcagcccttcatctgctgctgaatcccacatccacacattaccgccagacttgacaatttcaacacattcctgactggtctcccacattctgtaatttTGAGATAATCCAAAATGTCCTCATGTCTTGCAGACGCTTCCTCCATCTTCACAACCCCCTCTTCTAATTCTGgacctctgtgcagcccctttgcaaTTCCTGCAGCATTGCTGGCCTGCGGACTAATGtatggttcaattcccattccagctgaggtcggtGTCGGAGCTGTCTCCTCACCCTGCCCAAGAGTGGATGG from Mustelus asterias unplaced genomic scaffold, sMusAst1.hap1.1 HAP1_SCAFFOLD_77, whole genome shotgun sequence encodes:
- the LOC144483774 gene encoding uncharacterized protein LOC144483774, which produces MQKHQRVHSEERPFKCPDCGKGYKSSEELRHHQRIHSDERPFTCSHCGTGFRRSGDLTVHQRIHTGERPFTCPVCGKGFTCLSSLTSHQLVHTNERPFRCSDCEKSFKSRKLLLAHQRNHSEERSFTCTECGKGFTRSSTLLRHQQVHSEEKPFTCSMCGKGFIQSYNLVRHQRVHQ